Proteins from a genomic interval of Hydrogenophaga sp. PAMC20947:
- the fliG gene encoding flagellar motor switch protein FliG has product MEDQGLHDAAIFLMSLGEEEAAEVFKHLSPKEVQRLGETIAKTRSVSNERVSQVMEKFTSAASSESLLVSDTDNYVRAVLRRALGDDKASLLIDRILQGGDVTGIESLKWMDAISVAELLRNEHPQIIAAILVHLEFDQTASILKNFTERTRNDVMLRIATLEGIQPTALKDLNEVLYKILAGGDKVRKTSMGGVKAAAEIINMMGTQIESSVIETIREFDGELAQKIMDKMFTFEDLLKLDGKSVQMILKEVSGDALVISLKGASSELRELILANMSTRAAEGLREDLESRGPIRLSEVETHQKEILKVVRRLSDEGSIMIGGGEDESFV; this is encoded by the coding sequence ATGGAAGACCAAGGACTGCACGACGCCGCCATCTTTCTCATGTCGCTGGGCGAAGAGGAAGCGGCTGAAGTGTTCAAACACCTCAGCCCCAAGGAAGTTCAGCGGCTGGGCGAGACCATCGCCAAGACCCGCTCGGTATCCAACGAACGGGTGAGCCAGGTGATGGAAAAATTCACCAGTGCGGCCTCTTCTGAGAGCCTGCTGGTTTCCGACACCGACAACTATGTGCGCGCGGTGCTCAGACGGGCTCTGGGCGATGACAAGGCCTCGTTGCTGATCGACCGCATTTTGCAAGGCGGCGACGTCACAGGGATCGAGAGCCTAAAGTGGATGGATGCCATCTCTGTGGCCGAGTTGCTGCGCAACGAGCATCCGCAGATCATCGCTGCGATCCTGGTGCACCTGGAGTTTGACCAGACGGCTTCCATTCTCAAGAACTTCACAGAACGCACACGCAATGACGTGATGCTGAGGATTGCCACGCTGGAAGGCATCCAGCCCACAGCCCTCAAAGACCTCAACGAAGTGCTCTACAAGATCCTGGCCGGTGGCGACAAGGTGCGAAAGACCTCCATGGGCGGTGTCAAGGCTGCGGCCGAGATCATCAACATGATGGGCACCCAGATTGAATCCTCGGTGATCGAAACCATTCGTGAATTCGATGGCGAGCTGGCGCAGAAGATCATGGACAAGATGTTCACCTTCGAAGACCTGCTCAAGCTGGACGGGAAATCGGTGCAGATGATCCTCAAGGAAGTTTCTGGCGATGCGCTGGTGATCTCGCTCAAGGGTGCTTCGAGCGAGCTGCGAGAGCTGATCCTGGCCAACATGTCCACCCGCGCCGCCGAAGGCTTGCGCGAAGACCTGGAGTCTCGTGGACCCATCCGCCTGTCGGAAGTGGAGACACACCAAAAGGAAATCCTCAAGGTGGTTCGTCGCCTGTCCGACGAGGGCAGCATCATGATCGGTGGAGGCGAGGATGAGAGCTTTGTCTAG
- a CDS encoding FliH/SctL family protein, producing the protein MDDEEDSPSEATAPEVDPMDNSSVQEALDAAYREGYATGHEAGTQETHAAMEAGIRKTTDEAAVRMGELLHTMTDQLLSSEQAIARQMLDLACELARQVIRQELKTNTRHLRAVIGEALEMMVDDGLPAAVHMNPDDLAAMKEALLETLGENAPEFIADPTISPGGCLVKSPSTTVDASIEKRWSRAMGNLGLEASWQTESDDV; encoded by the coding sequence ATGGACGACGAGGAAGACAGTCCATCTGAGGCCACGGCCCCCGAAGTCGACCCCATGGACAACAGTTCGGTACAGGAAGCTCTGGATGCGGCCTACCGGGAAGGGTATGCCACCGGCCATGAGGCGGGGACGCAAGAGACCCACGCAGCCATGGAAGCCGGGATTCGCAAGACCACGGACGAGGCTGCCGTGCGCATGGGTGAACTGTTGCACACCATGACTGATCAGCTGTTGTCCAGCGAGCAGGCCATCGCGCGGCAGATGCTGGACCTTGCCTGCGAGCTGGCCCGCCAGGTGATTCGGCAAGAGCTCAAGACCAACACCCGTCACCTGCGCGCCGTCATCGGCGAGGCCCTGGAAATGATGGTCGACGACGGCTTGCCAGCCGCCGTCCACATGAACCCGGACGATCTCGCTGCGATGAAAGAGGCTTTGCTCGAGACCCTGGGTGAAAACGCCCCCGAATTCATTGCCGACCCCACCATCTCGCCAGGGGGATGCCTCGTGAAATCGCCGAGTACAACGGTGGATGCCAGCATCGAAAAGCGCTGGTCCAGGGCCATGGGCAATCTGGGCCTGGAAGCCAGCTGGCAAACCGAGAGCGATGATGTCTGA
- the fliI gene encoding flagellar protein export ATPase FliI encodes MMSEHTSPWGQFLDDAQICAEAHNPLEVSGTLTRLAGLVLEAVGLRVPVGSQCLISNGGKTPVLAEVVGFSNDRAYLMPAGDTHGLSSGAIVTPLAPYRAIPRFGQVNKPPSPGDRGALRLPLGRGLLGRVVDSHGHPMDHKGPIVDVDIEPLDRSPLNAMDRDPVREPLDTGVRAINALLTVGRGQRIGLFAGSGVGKSVLLGMMARYTRADVIVVGLIGERGREVKEFIEDILGDDGRKRSVVVAAPADSPPLVRMQGASYATAIAEKFRDEGLHVLLLMDSLTRYAMAQREIALAIGEPPATKGYPPSCFAKLPQLVERSGNGLNGVGSITAFYTVLSEGDDQQDPIADAARAILDGHIVLSRALAESGHYPAIDVEASASRVMHNVASPHHLDLARKFRANYSRYMKSRDLIQLGAYAAGSDPETDRSIVLYPALQRFLLQDMNEAATLDSSLKLMAKALQEDKPGRGSQQ; translated from the coding sequence ATGATGTCTGAACACACCAGTCCCTGGGGCCAATTTCTGGACGATGCACAGATCTGCGCCGAAGCCCACAACCCACTCGAGGTCAGCGGGACCTTGACCCGTCTGGCGGGTCTGGTGCTGGAGGCCGTGGGGTTGCGGGTACCGGTGGGCTCGCAGTGCCTCATCAGCAACGGCGGAAAAACGCCTGTGCTGGCGGAGGTGGTGGGCTTCTCCAACGACCGGGCCTACCTCATGCCCGCAGGCGATACCCACGGTCTGTCCAGCGGCGCCATCGTGACCCCGCTGGCGCCCTACCGCGCCATCCCCCGTTTCGGGCAGGTCAACAAACCGCCCTCGCCCGGCGATCGGGGTGCCCTGCGCCTGCCATTGGGCAGAGGCTTGCTCGGCCGGGTGGTCGACTCCCACGGGCACCCCATGGACCACAAGGGCCCCATCGTCGACGTCGACATCGAACCGCTGGACCGCTCACCGCTCAACGCCATGGACCGCGACCCGGTGCGCGAACCGCTGGACACCGGCGTGCGGGCCATCAACGCCCTGCTGACCGTGGGGCGCGGCCAGCGCATCGGCCTCTTTGCCGGATCCGGGGTGGGCAAAAGTGTGTTGTTGGGCATGATGGCGCGCTACACCCGCGCCGATGTGATCGTGGTCGGCCTGATCGGTGAGCGTGGCCGTGAGGTGAAGGAATTCATTGAAGACATCCTCGGCGACGATGGACGCAAACGTTCGGTGGTGGTGGCCGCGCCGGCCGATTCCCCGCCCCTGGTCCGCATGCAGGGGGCCAGCTACGCCACCGCCATTGCCGAGAAGTTCCGCGACGAGGGTCTGCATGTTTTGCTGCTCATGGACTCGCTCACCCGCTACGCCATGGCGCAGCGCGAAATTGCCCTGGCCATTGGCGAGCCCCCGGCTACCAAAGGTTATCCGCCCAGCTGTTTTGCAAAGCTGCCTCAGCTGGTCGAGCGCAGCGGCAACGGCTTGAACGGCGTGGGTTCAATCACGGCGTTCTACACCGTGCTCTCGGAAGGTGACGACCAGCAAGACCCGATCGCTGACGCAGCGCGAGCCATCCTGGACGGCCACATCGTGCTCTCGCGTGCACTGGCCGAGTCGGGCCATTACCCAGCCATTGATGTGGAGGCATCGGCTTCCCGCGTCATGCACAACGTGGCGTCGCCGCACCACCTGGATCTGGCCCGCAAGTTCCGCGCGAACTATTCCCGCTACATGAAGAGCCGCGACCTGATCCAGCTCGGGGCCTATGCCGCAGGTAGCGATCCTGAGACCGACCGCTCTATCGTGTTGTACCCGGCTTTGCAACGCTTCCTGCTGCAGGACATGAACGAAGCAGCGACCCTGGACAGCAGCCTGAAACTGATGGCCAAAGCCCTGCAGGAAGACAAGCCTGGCCGGGGCTCTCAGCAATAA
- the fliJ gene encoding flagellar export protein FliJ, which yields MSNIKTLQKVVEIAEKRRDEALTALAQVQREWLMAKEQMDQLKAYGKEAEDRWVLRSGTGVDAALLHHHRHFMQKVEHAIEFQRGVLNQREALVERNRSHVYAAERDVAGLKKYTERKQEALDLKAMRQEQKSTDEMALTIHMRQSLMRAQQGLRT from the coding sequence ATGAGCAACATCAAGACACTGCAAAAAGTGGTCGAAATCGCGGAAAAGCGGCGCGACGAGGCCTTGACCGCCCTGGCCCAGGTCCAGCGGGAATGGTTGATGGCCAAGGAGCAAATGGATCAACTCAAGGCCTATGGAAAAGAGGCAGAAGATCGCTGGGTGTTACGCAGTGGCACAGGCGTGGACGCCGCCTTGTTGCACCACCACCGGCATTTCATGCAGAAGGTGGAACACGCCATCGAATTCCAGCGCGGCGTTCTCAACCAACGCGAAGCGCTGGTTGAGCGAAACCGAAGCCATGTCTACGCGGCCGAACGCGATGTGGCCGGTCTCAAAAAATACACCGAACGCAAGCAAGAGGCCCTGGATCTCAAGGCCATGCGACAGGAACAGAAAAGCACGGACGAAATGGCGTTGACCATCCACATGCGCCAGAGCCTGATGCGCGCGCAGCAAGGACTGCGCACATGA
- a CDS encoding flagellar hook-length control protein FliK, with translation MSNTTASAGANRASGSNQASATKSPSSNASRADKAAQTPTDMFASLLGLLSATRDARLNADGTEATALGAANPDDDAGSGETADLSSNPLAALLGWPGAPVLQADLPRNGEPLGGADKRTLDASAGLGNPSTALGTAADSALKTSGAGPEGIDLQGMTLLDQPEEAGAELKASLTAATQGSDSHRTTAGNSARADASAFASRPANWRSTTALAHNAASATSATLSAAPTTTTQIQLGQAAQVRVAVDTALPASRSTLNLDERFSASNLGEGSSPLAGLGTHGQATSQGGSDQPPPGSAAFAEALTTERSESGANDGEFTLTPETPAEEPLPEETAMSPHQLRHASLRIGEGTEEAIDIQLALRGEQLNVDFRTDNSEARASLQQNASGALADLLQRGGIQLGQVSVGAQNQGQERQGQGQAGPRSAGASAVGRTGASGLDRAGAGAPGPQAPARRSDGSRPLDLFV, from the coding sequence ATGAGCAACACAACCGCCTCCGCCGGGGCCAACCGCGCGTCGGGCAGCAACCAGGCCAGTGCAACCAAGAGCCCATCCAGCAATGCGTCACGGGCTGACAAAGCTGCCCAGACACCGACCGACATGTTCGCCAGCCTGCTCGGCTTGCTGAGCGCCACCCGAGATGCCAGGCTCAATGCCGACGGCACCGAGGCCACAGCCCTGGGTGCGGCGAATCCCGACGATGACGCCGGAAGCGGCGAAACAGCCGACCTCAGCAGCAACCCCCTGGCGGCTCTCTTGGGCTGGCCCGGTGCCCCCGTGTTGCAAGCCGACCTGCCTCGCAACGGCGAACCCCTTGGCGGTGCGGACAAACGTACCCTGGACGCCAGCGCCGGACTCGGCAATCCGTCGACCGCTTTAGGCACCGCAGCTGACAGTGCCCTGAAGACCTCGGGCGCAGGGCCAGAGGGGATAGACCTCCAGGGCATGACCTTGCTGGACCAACCCGAGGAAGCCGGTGCGGAGCTGAAGGCTTCACTGACCGCCGCCACTCAGGGCTCAGACAGCCACCGCACAACCGCAGGCAACAGCGCCCGAGCCGATGCCTCGGCCTTCGCCTCTCGTCCGGCAAACTGGCGCAGCACAACGGCACTTGCCCACAATGCCGCCAGCGCAACCAGCGCCACTCTTTCAGCCGCGCCGACCACCACGACCCAGATTCAACTGGGCCAGGCAGCCCAGGTTCGTGTGGCCGTTGACACGGCTTTGCCCGCATCGCGCAGCACCCTGAATCTGGACGAACGCTTCAGCGCCAGCAATCTGGGGGAAGGTTCGTCACCCTTGGCCGGACTCGGTACCCACGGCCAAGCCACGTCACAAGGGGGCTCTGACCAGCCGCCACCCGGCAGCGCCGCTTTCGCAGAGGCACTGACCACCGAGCGCTCGGAGAGCGGCGCAAACGATGGCGAATTCACGCTGACACCCGAGACCCCGGCTGAAGAGCCCCTTCCGGAGGAGACTGCCATGAGCCCCCACCAGTTGCGGCATGCCAGCCTGCGCATCGGAGAAGGCACCGAAGAAGCGATCGATATCCAGCTCGCACTGCGAGGCGAACAGCTCAACGTGGATTTCCGCACAGACAATTCTGAGGCCCGGGCCAGCCTGCAGCAAAACGCCAGCGGCGCGCTGGCTGATCTGCTCCAGCGCGGCGGCATTCAACTGGGGCAAGTCTCGGTTGGAGCACAGAACCAAGGCCAGGAACGGCAAGGGCAAGGGCAAGCGGGGCCCCGATCGGCGGGCGCGTCCGCCGTCGGACGAACGGGTGCATCGGGTCTGGACCGCGCCGGGGCTGGCGCCCCCGGCCCACAGGCCCCCGCGCGTCGCAGCGATGGGAGCCGCCCACTGGATCTCTTTGTCTGA
- a CDS encoding flagellar basal body-associated FliL family protein encodes MSAAAAAPDATSEAKPKSKKLLFILMGVVILALAGAGGAFFILKKNTTDHGDGTEEEASVEHAAPKPGTPPTFLPLDSMVVNLADPGGNRFVQLAITLQVQDAATSEAIKPYMPSIRNGILMLVSQRTAEVILKPEGKEKLSLDIIEEVSTTMGYELDDHEIEDTSKKKKRRRAPPNPVQGVLFSSFIVQ; translated from the coding sequence ATGTCTGCCGCTGCTGCCGCCCCCGACGCCACGTCCGAAGCCAAGCCCAAGAGCAAAAAACTGCTCTTCATCCTCATGGGTGTGGTGATTCTCGCCCTTGCCGGCGCGGGCGGAGCATTCTTCATCCTGAAGAAAAACACCACCGACCACGGCGATGGCACCGAGGAGGAGGCCTCTGTAGAACACGCAGCCCCCAAGCCCGGAACACCGCCGACCTTTCTGCCGCTGGACAGCATGGTGGTCAACCTGGCCGATCCCGGCGGCAACCGCTTTGTCCAGCTGGCCATCACCTTGCAGGTGCAAGACGCCGCCACCAGCGAGGCGATCAAGCCCTACATGCCCAGCATCCGCAACGGCATTCTGATGCTGGTCTCGCAACGCACAGCCGAAGTGATCCTCAAGCCAGAAGGCAAGGAAAAGCTGAGCCTGGACATCATCGAAGAGGTCTCAACCACCATGGGCTATGAGCTCGACGATCACGAAATCGAAGACACGTCCAAGAAGAAGAAGCGCCGCCGCGCACCGCCCAATCCCGTGCAGGGCGTGCTGTTCTCCAGTTTCATCGTGCAATAA
- the fliM gene encoding flagellar motor switch protein FliM, translating to MSDSALSQEEIDALLEGVTGESQKLEKEETPKGGVRDYNLSSQERIVRGRMPTMEIVNERFSRNLRLGLFNLIRRSPEIAVGAVQVQKYSAFLRDMVVPTNINIMAVRPLRGNCVVVCEPTLLFGVIDSLYGGNGKFRTRIEGRDFSPTEQRVINRLVDVVVEEYKKAWRGVYPLELVYQRSEMQPQFAAIATPSEIVVSTSFTLEIGEISGSLHICIPYATLEPIRDVLYSSAQGDAIEVDRRWIKLLSHEIQAAELTLVAELAKTEATIEQLLSMQVGDFLELERAPNLEAKVEGVPLFECQYGTHKGKYALRIDRKLRGLEMNWLGDSHVN from the coding sequence ATGTCTGATTCCGCGCTGTCACAGGAAGAAATTGATGCCCTTCTAGAGGGTGTCACTGGAGAAAGCCAAAAGCTGGAGAAGGAAGAAACGCCCAAGGGCGGTGTTCGGGACTACAACCTCTCCAGCCAGGAGCGCATCGTGCGTGGGCGCATGCCCACCATGGAAATCGTCAACGAACGCTTTTCACGCAATTTGCGCCTGGGTCTTTTCAACCTCATCCGCCGCAGCCCCGAGATTGCCGTGGGCGCGGTGCAGGTTCAGAAATACAGTGCCTTCCTGCGCGACATGGTGGTTCCGACCAACATCAACATCATGGCCGTTCGGCCCTTGCGTGGCAACTGCGTGGTGGTGTGCGAACCCACCCTTCTGTTCGGCGTGATCGACAGCCTGTACGGCGGCAATGGCAAGTTCCGCACCCGCATCGAGGGCCGCGACTTTTCACCAACCGAGCAGCGCGTGATCAACCGCCTGGTCGATGTGGTGGTCGAAGAATACAAAAAGGCCTGGCGCGGTGTGTACCCCCTGGAGCTGGTTTACCAGCGTTCGGAGATGCAACCGCAGTTTGCGGCCATCGCCACACCCAGCGAAATCGTGGTCTCCACCAGCTTCACGCTGGAGATCGGAGAGATATCGGGTTCCCTGCACATCTGCATTCCGTACGCCACGCTGGAACCCATTCGGGACGTGCTGTATTCCAGCGCCCAGGGCGATGCGATCGAAGTCGACCGCCGCTGGATCAAGCTGCTGAGCCATGAAATTCAGGCCGCCGAGCTGACGCTGGTGGCCGAACTGGCCAAAACCGAGGCCACTATCGAACAACTGCTGTCCATGCAGGTCGGCGATTTCCTCGAACTGGAACGGGCACCCAACCTCGAAGCCAAAGTCGAAGGTGTGCCCCTGTTTGAATGCCAGTACGGCACCCACAAGGGCAAATACGCCCTGCGCATTGACCGCAAGCTTCGCGGTCTCGAAATGAACTGGCTGGGAGACTCTCATGTCAACTGA
- the fliN gene encoding flagellar motor switch protein FliN, with the protein MSTDASDTTTPSTDSVSDDWAQALGEQASASNGSSDDSAPEFDSVTAPANPSANNGSGSSGGPNDIQMVLDIPVQLTVELGRTKVPIKYILQLAQGSIVELDALAGEPMDVLINGYLIAQGEVVVVNEKFGIRLTDIVTPSERMRRVSRG; encoded by the coding sequence ATGTCAACTGACGCATCCGACACCACCACACCATCCACCGACAGCGTCAGCGACGACTGGGCCCAGGCCCTGGGCGAGCAGGCCAGCGCCAGCAACGGTTCATCCGATGACAGCGCACCCGAATTCGATTCGGTGACGGCGCCTGCCAACCCGAGCGCCAACAACGGCAGCGGCAGCAGTGGAGGGCCCAACGACATCCAGATGGTGCTCGACATCCCGGTGCAACTCACCGTGGAGCTCGGACGCACCAAGGTCCCGATCAAATACATCTTGCAGCTCGCCCAAGGCTCCATCGTCGAACTTGACGCGCTGGCCGGTGAACCCATGGATGTGCTCATCAACGGCTACCTCATCGCCCAGGGCGAGGTGGTCGTGGTGAACGAAAAGTTCGGTATCCGCCTGACCGACATCGTCACACCGTCCGAGCGCATGCGCCGGGTCTCCCGAGGCTGA
- a CDS encoding flagellar biosynthetic protein FliO: MLQNAAPALVLLALMMLIAWLLQRYRRHLPGVATQAGPSLKLMGSMGLGPQQRVVTVQVGEGADRVCLVLGVSPGGITALHQMPLPDTTPTASAVDPQPGATGFKARLAQLTQTASQGSHATR; encoded by the coding sequence ATGTTGCAAAACGCTGCTCCTGCGCTGGTGCTACTGGCCTTGATGATGCTGATCGCCTGGTTGCTCCAGCGCTACCGCCGCCACCTGCCCGGTGTGGCCACGCAGGCGGGCCCCAGCCTGAAACTGATGGGCTCAATGGGCCTGGGACCGCAACAACGCGTGGTCACCGTTCAGGTCGGCGAAGGCGCCGACCGGGTGTGTCTGGTGCTGGGTGTCTCTCCTGGCGGCATCACCGCCTTGCACCAGATGCCGCTGCCCGACACCACCCCCACAGCCTCGGCTGTTGACCCACAGCCCGGCGCGACCGGCTTCAAGGCCCGTCTGGCCCAACTCACGCAAACCGCGTCCCAAGGCTCCCATGCGACACGCTGA
- the fliP gene encoding flagellar type III secretion system pore protein FliP (The bacterial flagellar biogenesis protein FliP forms a type III secretion system (T3SS)-type pore required for flagellar assembly.), which translates to MASAWAQTPPTGGASLPLVIGQGANGNSYSVPIQTLLFFTALSFLPAMLLLMTGFTRIVIVLSLLRQALGTQSAPPNQVIVGLSLFLTLFVMGPTLDKVYQDAYGPYTANAISFEQALERGQAPMRAFMLKQTRQSDFELFAKLAQLPADVTAEDAPFRVIVPAFVTSELKTAFQIGFMIFIPFLVIDMVVASVLMSLGMMMLSPVLVALPFKLMLFVLADGWNLLLGSLAASFAR; encoded by the coding sequence ATGGCCAGCGCATGGGCGCAAACACCACCCACCGGCGGCGCCTCGTTGCCACTCGTCATCGGCCAAGGCGCCAATGGCAACAGCTACTCAGTGCCGATTCAGACCTTGCTGTTTTTCACGGCACTGTCCTTTTTGCCAGCCATGCTGCTTTTGATGACAGGCTTCACCCGCATCGTGATCGTGCTGTCGCTGCTGCGCCAGGCGCTGGGCACGCAATCGGCCCCTCCCAACCAGGTGATCGTCGGCCTTTCGCTGTTCCTCACGCTGTTTGTCATGGGTCCCACGCTGGACAAGGTGTATCAGGATGCCTACGGTCCTTACACCGCCAACGCCATCAGCTTCGAGCAAGCGCTGGAGCGCGGCCAGGCACCCATGCGGGCCTTCATGCTCAAGCAAACCCGGCAGTCCGACTTTGAGTTGTTCGCCAAACTCGCCCAGTTGCCCGCCGATGTCACCGCAGAGGACGCGCCCTTTCGCGTCATCGTGCCGGCCTTCGTGACCAGCGAGCTGAAGACCGCCTTTCAGATCGGCTTCATGATTTTCATCCCCTTTCTGGTGATTGACATGGTGGTGGCCAGCGTCCTGATGTCGCTGGGCATGATGATGTTGTCACCGGTGCTGGTGGCCCTGCCCTTCAAGCTCATGCTGTTTGTGCTGGCCGATGGCTGGAACCTGCTACTGGGTTCGCTGGCGGCATCGTTCGCGCGCTGA
- the fliQ gene encoding flagellar biosynthesis protein FliQ: MDPQAALTMGQNALFLILMVAAPVLATVLGVGLLVSLFQAITQIHEATLSFVPKLIAAIAVFAIAGPWMMTTLVEFIRNTILSIPNYAI, encoded by the coding sequence ATGGATCCGCAAGCCGCTCTCACCATGGGGCAAAACGCCCTCTTTCTGATCCTGATGGTGGCCGCGCCTGTGCTGGCCACGGTCCTGGGCGTCGGTCTGCTGGTCAGCCTGTTCCAGGCGATCACACAGATCCACGAGGCCACGTTGTCGTTTGTGCCCAAGCTCATCGCTGCCATTGCCGTGTTCGCCATCGCCGGTCCCTGGATGATGACCACACTGGTCGAGTTCATCCGCAACACGATCTTGTCCATCCCGAACTACGCGATCTAG
- the fliR gene encoding flagellar biosynthetic protein FliR, with product MPTFTEADIMALVSPVFWPFLRILAVFSSAPIFSARSVPVRTRVALAMLIAICAQAGLQDQVVVSLTDPQALTTVFQQVVVGIAIGLAVRIVFASVELAGEVIGLQMGLNYAGFFDPSTNSQTSAVGRFFGNTTMLLFVVLNGHLMVLQAVVASFDTFPVGGAALESINRMRLHELGAVVFRYGLWIALPMIGTLLFINIVLGFISRIAPQMNAFAIGFPLTLTAGMVGIAMTLPMLDGPVIALLKLATEMFTG from the coding sequence ATGCCGACCTTCACCGAAGCCGACATCATGGCGCTGGTGTCGCCCGTGTTCTGGCCCTTCCTGCGCATTCTTGCCGTGTTCTCCAGCGCGCCGATCTTCTCCGCACGCTCGGTTCCCGTTCGCACGCGGGTCGCATTGGCGATGCTGATCGCCATCTGCGCACAAGCCGGCTTGCAGGATCAGGTTGTGGTCAGCCTGACCGATCCACAAGCCCTGACCACGGTCTTCCAGCAAGTGGTCGTGGGCATCGCGATCGGCCTGGCGGTGCGCATCGTTTTCGCTTCCGTTGAACTGGCCGGTGAAGTGATCGGCTTGCAGATGGGCCTGAACTATGCGGGCTTCTTCGACCCGTCGACCAACTCACAGACCAGTGCAGTCGGACGCTTCTTCGGCAACACGACCATGTTGCTGTTTGTCGTTCTCAACGGCCACCTGATGGTGCTGCAAGCCGTCGTGGCCAGTTTCGATACGTTCCCCGTGGGAGGCGCTGCGCTGGAGTCCATCAACCGCATGCGGCTGCACGAACTGGGCGCCGTGGTGTTCCGCTACGGCCTGTGGATCGCGTTGCCCATGATCGGCACACTGTTGTTCATCAACATCGTGCTGGGCTTCATCTCCCGCATCGCGCCACAGATGAACGCCTTTGCTATCGGGTTCCCCCTCACCCTCACCGCGGGCATGGTCGGCATCGCCATGACCCTGCCCATGCTGGACGGTCCGGTGATTGCTTTGCTCAAGCTGGCCACCGAAATGTTCACCGGCTGA
- a CDS encoding response regulator transcription factor: protein MIKVILCDDHAMVRRGIRDTISEAVDVQVVGEAGSYPELREQLRNHACDVLVLDLNMPGRGGLEVLAALKEEGSSVKTLVVSMYPEDQYAIRCLRAGATGYLNKAGDPAELVTAIRTVMQGRKYVTAEVAQMLVDNLNAPESAELHASLSERELQTLQKIASGRKLSEIAEELMLSPKTVSVYRARVLEKLHLSNNAELTVYAIRNSLV from the coding sequence ATGATCAAAGTGATTTTGTGTGATGACCACGCGATGGTGCGGCGGGGAATCCGCGACACCATTTCCGAAGCGGTGGATGTTCAGGTGGTGGGTGAGGCCGGTAGTTATCCCGAGCTGCGAGAGCAATTGCGAAACCATGCCTGTGATGTGCTGGTGCTCGATCTGAACATGCCGGGGCGGGGTGGTCTGGAGGTGCTGGCAGCTTTGAAGGAAGAAGGGTCGAGCGTCAAGACGCTGGTGGTGTCGATGTACCCGGAGGACCAGTACGCTATCCGTTGCCTGCGCGCCGGGGCGACCGGTTACCTGAACAAGGCGGGTGATCCCGCGGAACTGGTGACGGCGATCCGCACGGTGATGCAAGGTCGAAAGTATGTGACCGCTGAAGTCGCGCAGATGCTGGTCGACAACCTGAATGCCCCTGAGAGCGCAGAGCTGCATGCCAGTTTGTCCGAGCGCGAACTGCAGACCTTGCAGAAGATCGCATCGGGCCGCAAGCTCTCGGAAATTGCCGAGGAACTGATGCTCAGCCCCAAGACGGTGAGCGTGTACCGGGCACGGGTGCTGGAGAAGCTGCACCTGAGCAACAACGCCGAGCTCACGGTGTACGCGATTCGCAACAGCCTGGTGTGA